In Magnetospirillum sp. XM-1, a single window of DNA contains:
- a CDS encoding FeoA family protein encodes MAQQMNSDTLTLADLRPEQQGEIVKIETEDGVFKRRMQSLGVVAGTPVTLDRSAPLGDPRIYSLMGYSLGLRNAEAQQIRIRVK; translated from the coding sequence GTGGCGCAGCAGATGAATTCCGACACTCTCACCCTTGCCGACCTTCGCCCCGAGCAGCAGGGTGAGATCGTCAAGATCGAAACCGAGGACGGCGTTTTCAAGCGTCGCATGCAGTCTCTTGGTGTAGTGGCCGGTACTCCCGTCACCTTGGATCGTTCGGCCCCGTTAGGTGATCCGCGCATCTACAGCCTGATGGGCTACAGCCTGGGCCTGCGCAATGCCGAGGCCCAGCAGATCCGCATCCGCGTCAAATAA
- a CDS encoding carbohydrate porin: MKKIASLSNVLAGALVLPSLVLAVLPAVADEVAPEVEKGFWDREKLTGDWGGIRTDLADRGVELTATYTAETLGNPSGGIKRRAVGAALLQGDLDVNLDKLVGWQGGKIHATAFHIQGRQLTSNFIGGLIPVSSVEAAPSTRLFSLWFEQSVLDDRASLRFGQIPMQEEFFTSTYAAYMVNSAFGWPAIYAANMPSGGGGYPLANMGTRLKVKPTEEISLMAAVFSGNVAPGTNVGNDAQKRNRSGTDFSFDSPPVWFGEAAYSINQDKDSPGLPATFKLGGWYYNGRTADQHFDNTGLSLGSGASSGVARNLRGNWAVYGIVDHMLWKREGTVDSGVGAFFRTTYMPDDRNQMSYWLDTGLTLKGTFEGRDDDITGISFAYGKMSDELASRDADARRFGTATAPDHDFESVVEIMYSYAVTPWWSVTGFGQYLFHPGGTTTLPENTSKTIPDASVLGLRTSFKL; this comes from the coding sequence ATGAAGAAGATTGCCAGTTTGTCGAACGTTTTGGCTGGAGCCCTTGTCCTTCCCTCCCTCGTCCTTGCCGTATTACCTGCCGTTGCAGATGAAGTCGCTCCTGAGGTAGAAAAGGGGTTCTGGGATCGTGAGAAGCTGACCGGCGATTGGGGGGGGATTCGCACGGATCTGGCCGACAGGGGCGTCGAGTTGACCGCGACCTACACCGCGGAAACCCTTGGCAACCCCTCGGGCGGCATCAAGCGGCGCGCTGTTGGCGCGGCCCTTCTGCAAGGTGATCTGGACGTCAATCTGGATAAGCTGGTTGGGTGGCAGGGCGGCAAAATCCACGCTACAGCCTTCCATATCCAGGGCCGTCAGCTGACCTCCAACTTTATCGGCGGCCTGATCCCGGTCTCCAGTGTAGAGGCTGCGCCTTCCACCCGTCTGTTCTCGCTGTGGTTCGAGCAAAGCGTGCTCGATGACAGGGCTTCCCTGCGCTTCGGTCAGATCCCCATGCAGGAGGAGTTCTTCACCAGCACCTACGCGGCCTATATGGTGAACAGCGCTTTCGGCTGGCCAGCCATCTATGCCGCCAACATGCCATCGGGCGGTGGCGGCTATCCCCTGGCTAACATGGGCACCCGCCTGAAGGTCAAGCCCACCGAAGAGATCAGCCTGATGGCCGCTGTATTCTCCGGCAACGTGGCGCCTGGCACCAATGTGGGTAACGATGCCCAGAAGCGCAATCGCAGCGGCACGGATTTCTCCTTCGATTCTCCCCCGGTATGGTTCGGTGAGGCTGCCTATTCCATCAACCAGGACAAGGACTCGCCAGGACTGCCGGCGACTTTCAAGCTTGGTGGCTGGTATTACAACGGCCGGACTGCCGATCAGCATTTCGACAATACCGGCCTGTCCCTGGGCAGCGGCGCCAGCTCGGGCGTCGCCCGGAATCTGCGTGGCAACTGGGCCGTTTACGGCATCGTCGATCACATGCTGTGGAAGCGCGAAGGCACGGTGGACAGCGGGGTCGGCGCCTTCTTCCGCACGACATACATGCCTGACGACCGCAATCAGATGTCCTATTGGCTTGATACCGGCCTGACCCTGAAGGGGACCTTCGAGGGGCGTGATGACGACATCACCGGCATCTCGTTCGCCTATGGCAAGATGAGTGACGAACTGGCGTCGCGCGATGCCGATGCTCGCCGCTTTGGCACCGCCACCGCGCCGGATCACGACTTCGAATCCGTGGTCGAGATCATGTACAGCTACGCCGTCACCCCTTGGTGGTCCGTTACCGGTTTTGGCCAGTACCTGTTCCATCCGGGCGGCACCACCACCTTGCCCGAGAACACCTCCAAGACCATTCCCGATGCCAGCGTGCTGGGCCTCAGGACCTCTTTCAAGCTTTAG